The following proteins come from a genomic window of Nicotiana tomentosiformis chromosome 12, ASM39032v3, whole genome shotgun sequence:
- the LOC104115332 gene encoding zinc-finger homeodomain protein 2-like isoform X2, with amino-acid sequence MEFDEEHEDQEEEIANIPQIPTTENNYQELGEGGPISQAAATLRKNNVPIPRYRECLKNHAVGIGGQAVDGCGEFLPSGEEGTLDALKCAACNCHRNFHRKEVEGEILNFHHPTPPPPILHHPPHHYPYRYHQRPLALPSISSREDIEEYVSNPSSSGGSGSRKRFRTKFTQDQKEKMFAFAEGLGWRIQKENEAAVQQFCAETNIRRQVFKVWMHNNKNTLGKKP; translated from the coding sequence ATGGAATTTGATGAAGAACATGAAGACCAAGAAGAGGAAATTGCTAATATTCCTCAAATACCAACAACTGAGAATAATTACCAAGAACTTGGAGAAGGTGGTCCAATTTCACAAGCAGCTGCAACTTTAAGAAAAAACAATGTTCCTATTCCAAGATATAGAGAGTGCTTAAAAAATCATGCCGTAGGTATAGGTGGACAAGCTGTAGACGGTTGCGGAGAATTTCTGCCCTCAGGTGAAGAAGGTACTTTAGATGCTCTAAAATGTGCTGCTTGTAATTGTCACAGAAATTTCCACCGTAAAGAAGTTGAAGGAGAAATATTAAACTTCCACCACCCTACCCCACCACCACCCATCCTTCACCACCCACCCCACCACTACCCATATCGTTATCATCAAAGGCCATTGGCATTACCATCAATTTCTTCAAGAGAGGATATTGAAGAATATGTATCTAACCCTAGTAGTAGTGGTGGGAGTGGTTCGAGAAAAAGGTTTAGGACAAAGTTCACACAAGACCAAAAGGAGAAAATGTTTGCTTTTGCTGAAGGATTGGGATGGCGTATTCAGAAGGAAAATGAGGCAGCAGTGCAGCAGTTTTGTGCAGAGACAAATATTAGGAGACAAGTTTTCAAGGTTTGGATGCACAATAACAAGAACACTCTTGGTAAAAAACCCTAA
- the LOC104115332 gene encoding zinc-finger homeodomain protein 2-like isoform X1 encodes MEFDEEHEDQEEEIANIPQIPTTENNYQELGEGGPISQAAATLRKNNVPIPRYRECLKNHAVGIGGQAVDGCGEFLPSGEEGTLDALKCAACNCHRNFHRKEVEGEILNFHHPTPPPPILHHPPHHYPYRYHQRPLALPSISSREDIEEYVSNPSSSGGSGSRKRFRTKFTQDQKEKMFAFAEGLGWRIQKENEAAVQQFCAETNIRRQVFKVWMHNNKNTLGEGVVVALRG; translated from the exons ATGGAATTTGATGAAGAACATGAAGACCAAGAAGAGGAAATTGCTAATATTCCTCAAATACCAACAACTGAGAATAATTACCAAGAACTTGGAGAAGGTGGTCCAATTTCACAAGCAGCTGCAACTTTAAGAAAAAACAATGTTCCTATTCCAAGATATAGAGAGTGCTTAAAAAATCATGCCGTAGGTATAGGTGGACAAGCTGTAGACGGTTGCGGAGAATTTCTGCCCTCAGGTGAAGAAGGTACTTTAGATGCTCTAAAATGTGCTGCTTGTAATTGTCACAGAAATTTCCACCGTAAAGAAGTTGAAGGAGAAATATTAAACTTCCACCACCCTACCCCACCACCACCCATCCTTCACCACCCACCCCACCACTACCCATATCGTTATCATCAAAGGCCATTGGCATTACCATCAATTTCTTCAAGAGAGGATATTGAAGAATATGTATCTAACCCTAGTAGTAGTGGTGGGAGTGGTTCGAGAAAAAGGTTTAGGACAAAGTTCACACAAGACCAAAAGGAGAAAATGTTTGCTTTTGCTGAAGGATTGGGATGGCGTATTCAGAAGGAAAATGAGGCAGCAGTGCAGCAGTTTTGTGCAGAGACAAATATTAGGAGACAAGTTTTCAAGGTTTGGATGCACAATAACAAGAACACTCTTG GGGAGGGGGTGGTTGTTGCGCTGAGAGGCTGA